The region ATTGATTTGGTCCCGACATGAACTCCTGCTCGGCCACCAAATCTTGACGAGATATATGGCGGAGCTACCGCAGGACCATGACAAATCAATGACACCGCAGGCGCGCCGGATGTAGTCGGCTGTCGCAGCGCCACCGCCTGTTCACCGAGCGTGCGTGCGTGCGGTGAAGTCGAGCCATCTCGAGGAGCGCCTCAATCACCAGACAGAGCTGCCCGGGCGCCGGGCGGCGGGCTGCCGATCGCGTCCACCGACACCGCGCCCTTGCCGGAAAGATCGCGGTTCAGTACCCCAGGTTGAGGTGGGCCCGGCGGTGCTCGCCCTTCTCGATCAGGTCGACGAACCCGAGCGCGTAGTCCGGGCCGGAGATCGCTCCGCCGTCCCCGGGCTGAACGGCGACGTCGTCACCGACCCGGTAGGTGCCCAGCCGCTCTCCGGGCACGTGCGCACCGAACCTGCCCGCCGGGCTCACGAACACCCAGTCGAGCGTCTCTGGCGTGGCCGGGAGATCGTCGGTGACCAGCGCCGCCACGGTGACGAGTTCGTCGTGGTACGCGGCGGGGGCGTGACTCAGGTCCGCGACGTAGCGGGGCGCTCCCGAGGCGGGGCGCAGCGACGAGAAGCCGCCGACGACGTACAGCGGAATCCTCTCGGCGTCGGCGAGACGAGTGATCATGGCATACACGTCCCGGAAGGAGCCCGCCAACGAACCACGCGGTGCGAGCGCGCCGACCACGACGTCGGCGCCCGAGATCACCGAACTCAGCGCTGCCTCGTCGGTGACGTCGCCCCGGACGTAGGCCACGCCCGGGACGCGATCGGCCGGAACCGACCGGCTGAACGCGGTGACCTCGTGACCGCGAGCGGCAGCCTCGGCGACGATGGCCGATCCTGCGTACCCGGTACCGCCGAGGACGGTGATGCGAGACATGAAGTTGCCCTTCTTGCCAGCTTCCGCGGCCCCCTGACCGCGCTTCCTCGGTTACCGTAAGAGACCAGGTCTCCATCGGGAAGAAGGCACTTTTTGGTAACCACCCAGGCCGCGGCCCTCCACGGCGACCCGTATCAGGCCGACTGTCCGACCCGGCGCATCCTCGACCGCATCGGCGACCGATGGACCGTCCTGATCGTCAGCGTCCTGGGCGACGGGGACGCCCGCTTCTCCGAACTGCGGCGGCGCATCGAGGGCGTCTCGCAGAAGATGCTGACCCAGACCCTGCGAGGGCTGGAACGAGACGGCCTCGTGCGCCGCACGGTGTACCCGGAAGTGCCGGTCCGGGTCGAGTACGCGCTCACCGAGGCCGGCCGGACACTGCTGGAGCCGCTGCGTGCGCTCCAGCGGTGGTCGATCGAGCACCTCGGCGACGTGTCGGCGGCACAGGACGCCTACGACAAGCGGTAAGCGAGGGAGTCGACCGGGCGGCGGGCCGCGCTGCTCACCGCCACCATCCCTGGCGACCCGCTGACCCTGCCTTCGCACAGGGCGCGAACTCGGACGGCGTCTGGCGACCCCGGCCCGAGCAGCCAAGGCCGCCGACGCATGCGGCCAGACACCGGCGAGCTGACGGTTGGCCTGCTAGCAGCGGAATCGGCCCTCGACATCTCTCACCGCTCCCCCGCCGTTCATCGACCTCTTGCGGACTGGATGCGGACCGCCCCCCGTTCCACGTTCATGCCGGGCTGATCCTCGTGGCCGTTGCTGGCGGATCGCGCTCAATCGGCCCGGACCGCGGCTTCTGACCCTGCCCTATCCTGAGTCGCGCTGCCGTCGCCGCAGCAACACGGCTGACACCAGGTTGCCCATACCGCCGACCGCCCACAGTGCGGCAAATGCCCAATGCCACGGCGTGGGGTCTCCGACGGCCACGAGCACCCACCCGGCGGCCAAGAGAAGCCAGACGCCTCCCATGATGAAACCCCGCTTCGGCGTTTTCGCTGTTTGCCACCACGGGTTCTTGGCTGGCTTCATGTGGGCGATCTTCGCACTCATCACGGAACCGCCTGAAGCCCATCTCCACCGTGAGTCCGCACATCGTGGAACGGGCACGCCTCGGCGGCCATGATGTTGGACCGTGTACGCGGACCTCTTCGAGGACGACCTGGACCAGGTGGCCGACCGTCTCGACCGGGTGGCGGGCCGTGCCGCTGCGGACTCAGTGCGGACTGAGGGTGTCGGTCCGGACCTCGACGCGGTCCGTCCCGCTCGTCGGCAGCATGGCTGACCCGCTACCGCTGAACGCGCCTCACCGACGGACCTCGGGAGACCGATGAAGGCCACGGGAGTGATCGGGACCGCCAGGATTTCGGACCGTGCCCGTGACCGGGTCGCCGTGCCAAAATGCCGTCCGTCGGGTACCGGTAGAGCCATGGTTTCTGCAAACGGGCTGACTGCCGGCGGCACCTGGTGACCGCCGCCGGCACCTGGCCCCTCGTGCCGAGCGTGATCGCGTTGCTCACCGCACTGGTGGCGATCCTGTTCGCCGGCGGGGCGCTGGCCCGGACGGCGGACGAGTTGGCGGACCGGACCGGGATGGGCGAGGCGGTGGCCGGTGCCCTGTTGCTCGGCGCGGTGACCTCGCTGCCCGGCATCGCCACCACCATCATCGGTTCGGTTCGGCAGGACGCCGAGTTCGCCCTCGCCAACCCGATCGGTGGCATCGCGGTGCAGACGGTGTGGCTGGCCATCGCCGATCTGCTCTACCGCCGGTCCAACATCGAGCACGCGGCGGCGTCGCTGGAGAACGTCCTGCAGTCGCTGGTCCTGGTGGCGTTGCTCTGCCTGCCCGTGGTGGCATATGCGACGCCTGAGCTCACCGTCTTCTGGGTGCACCCGGCGAGCCTGTTGATCCCCGTGATCTATCTGTACGGTCTGGTGCTGCTGCGCCGGCTGCGCCGGGAACCGATGTGGTTCGCCCGCCGCACCGCCGACACCCGCCAGGACGTGCCCGCCGCGACACCGTCGGGTGTAAGCCTCCGCCGGTTGTGGTTCAGGCTGGCCGCGCTGGCCGCCGTGGTGGCCGCCACCGGCTACCTGATCGGGCAGGGCGGACTCGGTGTGGTGGCCGCTTCGGGCCTGCCCAGCGGATTCGTGGGCTTCACACTCACCACGGCGATCACCTCGCTACCGGAGCTGATCACCCTCATCGCGGCGATCCGCATCGGGGCGCTGACACTCGGCATCGGCAACATCCTCGGTGGCAACGCCTTCGACGCCCTGATGATCTTCCTGGCCGACGCCACCTACCGGTCCGGATCGATCTACTCCGAAGCGAACCTGTCGGGCCTGCTGTTCACCGGAATGACCACTCTGATGACCGCCACGCTGGCAGCTGGGCTGATCATCCGGGAACGCCGGGGAATCGGCTTCGAGGGGGTCGCCATCCCCATCATCTACCTGGCCACCGTGGTGCTACTGCTGATCCGGCCCGGCTGAGTTCTTGCCCGGGTCGCCTGCTCGAATCACACCTCGGCGAGCTGCACCGTCCGCAGCAGCCGCTTTCACCGCCGACCTGCGATTCTGCGACCTGCGCCTCTCCATTCGAGTGTCCGTTTGAAGTGGGGCGGGCGGGACTCGAACCCGCGACCGAGGGATTATGAGTCCCCTGCTCTAACCGGCTGAGCTACCGCCCCTCACACCGCGCCGGATCTTATCCCGCCCGGTGGATCACGGGCCAGCAGCGATCCGGCCCCGCCTCATCACCGCCGTCGTCGCTTCAGCAGCACGATGGGCAACGCGAGGATAACAGTGAGCATCCAGCCGACCGCGATGACGCCCCAGAACCACGCGTCGTCCTCCGAACTTTCCTCGGCGACGAACATGCCGATGGTGAGCAGCAGGCAGAAGCCGCCCATGAGCAGGGTGCCGAGCCCGCTGAGCACCATCACCGGCACCTCCCACCAGGAACGCTTGGCGGGTTCGGGCTGGCGCTCGATGGGCCTGGGCTGCGGGATCTGGTCCGCGCTGCGGGCCGGCATGGTGACGTGCCGGTCGGCTGGCACCCCGGCGTCGATGGCCTGGATCGTCCCCGGGGGCAGGCCGAGCATGGTCGGCTCGATGTGCAGCACGATGGCGTCCGTACCGATGAGTTGCCGTGCGCCGTCGGGCCACGCGAGCATGGCGGCGCAGTCGGCGTAGCGGACGGTCAGGTGCCCGTCCGTCCGCAGGTAGGTGACACCGTCGACGCCGAGGCGGACTCCGCCGGCGCCCTCCCGGGCGCGGTACGTGGGGCCGTCGACGGTGTCGGCGGAGTGGGTGGGCGCGGCGGTGAAGCCTGCCCAGTCGGCGGTGTGGCCACCGGGCACCATCAGCAGCGCCGAGGTCATCACCTCGCCGACCACGTCGTGCAGGTCGGTGATGCTGACGGCCTTCAGCTCGGCG is a window of Micromonospora sp. WMMD961 DNA encoding:
- a CDS encoding NAD(P)H-binding protein, whose amino-acid sequence is MSRITVLGGTGYAGSAIVAEAAARGHEVTAFSRSVPADRVPGVAYVRGDVTDEAALSSVISGADVVVGALAPRGSLAGSFRDVYAMITRLADAERIPLYVVGGFSSLRPASGAPRYVADLSHAPAAYHDELVTVAALVTDDLPATPETLDWVFVSPAGRFGAHVPGERLGTYRVGDDVAVQPGDGGAISGPDYALGFVDLIEKGEHRRAHLNLGY
- a CDS encoding helix-turn-helix domain-containing protein, which codes for MVTTQAAALHGDPYQADCPTRRILDRIGDRWTVLIVSVLGDGDARFSELRRRIEGVSQKMLTQTLRGLERDGLVRRTVYPEVPVRVEYALTEAGRTLLEPLRALQRWSIEHLGDVSAAQDAYDKR
- a CDS encoding sodium:calcium symporter, translated to MPSVIALLTALVAILFAGGALARTADELADRTGMGEAVAGALLLGAVTSLPGIATTIIGSVRQDAEFALANPIGGIAVQTVWLAIADLLYRRSNIEHAAASLENVLQSLVLVALLCLPVVAYATPELTVFWVHPASLLIPVIYLYGLVLLRRLRREPMWFARRTADTRQDVPAATPSGVSLRRLWFRLAALAAVVAATGYLIGQGGLGVVAASGLPSGFVGFTLTTAITSLPELITLIAAIRIGALTLGIGNILGGNAFDALMIFLADATYRSGSIYSEANLSGLLFTGMTTLMTATLAAGLIIRERRGIGFEGVAIPIIYLATVVLLLIRPG